Proteins encoded together in one Oxalobacteraceae sp. CFBP 8761 window:
- the tssH gene encoding type VI secretion system ATPase TssH, whose protein sequence is MDINLKTLISKLNDTTRAAATRAASICVGLGQYEVDVEHLFLGLIEQPGSDLTAIARHCDISLTGLEADLRREVARFATGSARTPVFSRHLPLLFEHAWLIASLGAGGPSRIRSSHLILALLTEPSLAQLAQRASPLFARFPLDRLKHDLERLTRGSVEQTELAAESSEPGPDAASELAQSAGRATPALDQYTTCLTARARDGKVDPVIGRDMEIRQAIDILMRRRQNNPILTGEAGVGKTAVVEGLALRIALGDVPDVLKGAEIHTLDMGLLQAGASVKGEFENRLKNVIHEIKQSPHAIILFIDEAHTMIGAGGAAGQNDAANLLKPALARGELRTIAATTWGEYKKYFEKDAALARRFQVIKVEEPDEDTAAAMLRAMTPLMEQHFGVRIYDEAITEAVRLSHRYISGRQLPDKAISVLDTACARVALGQSATPALLEDCGRRIERLDARVKALSRDASAGDDHAQVLASLGEERASAAAEQVALQSRWTDEQVLAGQIGTLRAELEGAGPNAAGDGSVQLRALGERLRSLQGDAPLVPVQVDGHTVAAIVAAWTGIPLGRMVKDEIRTVVNLQAMLDERILGQRHASSVVAQRVRTARANLDDPNKPKGVFLFVGTSGVGKTETALALADILYGGERKLITINMSEYQEAHSVSGLKGSPPGYVGYGEGGVLTEAVRRNPYSVVLLDEAEKAHPDVLELFYQVFDKGVMDDAEGRVIDFRNTIIILTSNVGASQLMAACLNKPAADLPTPDALADLLRPSLMKHFKPAFLGRLSVVPFYPIGDEVLANIIRLKLARIGARVLENHKASFEYDDALVAAVLSRCTEVDSGARNIDNILGGTLLPEIADSVLARMMEGGAIARVKVGATRAGKFKYLIEPVQA, encoded by the coding sequence ATGGACATCAACCTCAAGACGCTGATCTCGAAGCTCAACGACACCACGCGCGCGGCGGCCACGCGCGCCGCCAGCATCTGCGTCGGGCTGGGCCAGTACGAAGTCGACGTCGAGCATCTGTTTCTTGGCCTGATCGAGCAGCCGGGCAGCGACCTGACCGCGATCGCGCGCCACTGCGATATCAGCCTCACGGGCCTCGAAGCCGACCTGCGCCGCGAAGTGGCGCGCTTTGCCACCGGCAGCGCACGCACGCCCGTGTTTTCACGCCATCTGCCGCTGCTGTTCGAGCACGCCTGGCTGATCGCGTCGCTCGGCGCCGGCGGGCCGTCCCGGATTCGCAGCAGCCATCTGATACTGGCGCTGTTGACCGAGCCGTCGCTGGCGCAACTGGCGCAGCGTGCCTCGCCGCTGTTTGCGCGCTTTCCGCTGGACCGCCTGAAGCACGATCTCGAGCGCCTGACGCGCGGCTCGGTAGAGCAAACGGAGCTGGCGGCGGAAAGCAGCGAGCCCGGGCCGGATGCTGCATCCGAGCTGGCGCAGTCTGCGGGCCGCGCCACGCCGGCGCTCGATCAGTACACGACGTGCCTGACGGCGCGTGCGCGCGACGGCAAGGTCGACCCGGTCATCGGGCGCGACATGGAGATCCGCCAGGCCATCGACATCCTGATGCGGCGGCGCCAGAACAACCCGATCCTGACGGGCGAAGCAGGTGTCGGCAAAACGGCCGTCGTCGAGGGCCTGGCGCTGCGCATTGCACTGGGTGACGTGCCGGACGTGCTCAAGGGCGCCGAGATCCACACGCTCGACATGGGCTTGCTGCAGGCCGGCGCCAGCGTGAAGGGCGAATTCGAAAACCGCCTCAAGAATGTCATCCACGAGATCAAGCAGAGCCCCCACGCGATCATCCTCTTCATCGACGAAGCGCACACGATGATCGGTGCCGGCGGCGCGGCCGGCCAGAACGATGCGGCCAACCTGCTCAAGCCCGCACTGGCGCGGGGCGAGCTGCGCACGATCGCCGCGACCACCTGGGGCGAATACAAGAAATACTTCGAAAAGGATGCGGCGCTCGCGCGGCGCTTCCAGGTGATCAAGGTCGAGGAGCCCGACGAAGACACGGCGGCTGCGATGCTGCGCGCGATGACGCCGCTGATGGAGCAGCACTTCGGTGTGCGCATCTATGACGAGGCCATCACCGAGGCGGTGCGCCTGTCGCACCGCTACATCAGCGGGCGCCAGTTGCCGGACAAGGCCATCAGTGTGCTGGACACGGCGTGCGCCAGGGTGGCGCTGGGCCAGAGCGCGACGCCGGCATTGCTGGAAGATTGCGGACGCCGCATCGAGCGCTTGGACGCCCGCGTCAAAGCCCTGAGTCGCGACGCCAGCGCCGGGGACGACCACGCGCAAGTGCTGGCGTCGCTGGGCGAAGAGCGCGCCAGTGCAGCGGCCGAGCAGGTCGCGCTGCAAAGTCGTTGGACCGACGAACAGGTGCTGGCGGGCCAGATCGGCACCCTGCGCGCGGAACTCGAAGGGGCGGGACCAAACGCAGCGGGGGACGGCAGCGTGCAACTGCGCGCGCTGGGCGAGCGTCTGCGATCCCTGCAGGGCGATGCGCCGCTGGTGCCGGTGCAGGTCGACGGGCACACGGTTGCCGCCATCGTCGCCGCCTGGACCGGCATCCCGCTCGGGCGCATGGTCAAGGATGAAATCCGCACCGTCGTCAATCTGCAGGCGATGCTCGACGAGCGCATCCTGGGCCAGCGCCACGCGAGCAGTGTCGTGGCCCAGCGCGTGCGCACCGCGCGCGCCAACCTCGACGATCCGAACAAGCCCAAGGGCGTGTTTTTGTTTGTCGGCACCTCGGGCGTGGGCAAGACCGAAACGGCGCTGGCGCTGGCCGACATCCTGTACGGCGGCGAGCGCAAGCTCATCACGATCAATATGAGCGAATACCAGGAAGCGCACAGCGTCTCCGGCCTGAAAGGCTCGCCGCCCGGCTATGTCGGCTACGGCGAGGGCGGCGTGCTGACCGAAGCGGTGCGGCGCAATCCGTACAGCGTCGTGCTGCTCGACGAAGCCGAGAAAGCGCACCCGGACGTGCTCGAACTGTTCTACCAGGTCTTCGACAAGGGTGTGATGGACGATGCCGAAGGCCGCGTCATCGACTTTCGCAACACGATCATCATCCTGACGTCGAACGTCGGCGCCAGCCAGCTGATGGCTGCCTGCCTGAACAAGCCGGCGGCCGACCTGCCCACGCCCGACGCGCTGGCCGACCTCCTGCGCCCGAGCCTGATGAAGCATTTCAAGCCGGCTTTCCTGGGCCGCTTGAGCGTGGTGCCGTTCTACCCGATCGGCGACGAGGTGCTGGCCAATATCATCCGTCTGAAGCTTGCGCGCATCGGTGCGCGCGTGCTCGAGAACCACAAGGCCAGCTTCGAATACGACGACGCCCTGGTGGCGGCAGTGCTCAGCCGCTGCACCGAAGTCGATTCCGGCGCGCGCAATATCGACAACATCCTGGGCGGCACGCTGCTGCCCGAGATCGCCGACAGCGTGCTGGCGCGGATGATGGAAGGCGGCGCCATCGCCCGCGTGAAGGTCGGCGCCACCCGCGCCGGCAAGTTCAAATACCTGATCGAACCGGTCCAGGCTTGA
- the phaP gene encoding TIGR01841 family phasin (Members of this family are phasins (small proteins associated with inclusions such as PHA granules). Note that several different families of phasins have been named PhaP despite very little sequence similarity to each other.), protein MFTSPEQFANATKTLFDLQMQTFNALAGKTVKGVEQVVALNMNAIKSTMDSTMQASRDVAQAGNPKAAYESLAARMQPAAGVTNAAEYTTQLKAIIDDMHNEFRGAADAHAVEAKNTLSALIYDVTQNVKPGSENAVQIMKAAIDNAFKGYEQVTAATRQAVQTVEAQFERASTIVTPGGGKQDKPE, encoded by the coding sequence ATGTTTACCAGCCCGGAACAGTTTGCCAACGCCACGAAAACCCTGTTCGACCTGCAGATGCAGACCTTCAATGCGCTGGCCGGCAAGACCGTCAAGGGCGTCGAGCAGGTCGTCGCCCTGAACATGAACGCCATCAAGAGCACGATGGACAGCACGATGCAGGCGAGCCGTGACGTCGCCCAGGCCGGCAATCCAAAGGCCGCGTACGAGTCGCTCGCGGCGCGCATGCAGCCAGCCGCCGGCGTCACCAACGCGGCCGAGTACACGACGCAGTTGAAAGCCATCATCGACGACATGCATAACGAGTTCCGCGGCGCGGCCGATGCGCACGCCGTCGAAGCGAAGAACACGTTGTCGGCGCTGATCTATGACGTCACGCAGAACGTCAAGCCGGGGTCCGAGAACGCGGTCCAGATCATGAAGGCGGCGATCGACAATGCCTTCAAGGGCTACGAGCAGGTAACGGCAGCCACGCGGCAGGCGGTGCAGACGGTCGAAGCGCAGTTCGAACGCGCCAGCACCATCGTCACACCGGGCGGCGGCAAGCAGGACAAACCCGAGTAA
- a CDS encoding type VI secretion system tube protein Hcp has product MAIDVYLQIDGIKGESQDDRHKDWIECTSVNWGVSQPRSATASTGGGHTAERCEHQEIALTKLADLASPILLQTCSAGKTIPKAKLEFMRADGQGERIKYFEIELENVLIGGVQPSVAEGSIIHEAVGLKFSKIKWKYTQQKVTGGAGGNTSGGWDLAANKIV; this is encoded by the coding sequence ATGGCAATTGACGTGTACCTGCAGATCGACGGGATCAAAGGCGAGTCGCAGGATGACCGGCACAAGGACTGGATCGAGTGCACCTCGGTGAACTGGGGCGTGAGCCAGCCCCGGTCGGCCACGGCATCCACCGGCGGCGGTCACACCGCCGAACGCTGCGAGCATCAGGAAATCGCGCTGACCAAGCTCGCCGACCTGGCCTCGCCCATCCTGTTGCAAACCTGCTCGGCAGGCAAAACCATCCCCAAGGCCAAGCTGGAATTCATGCGCGCCGATGGCCAGGGCGAGCGCATCAAGTACTTCGAGATCGAGCTTGAAAACGTGCTGATCGGCGGTGTCCAGCCAAGCGTTGCCGAAGGCAGCATCATCCACGAAGCAGTGGGCCTGAAGTTCTCGAAGATCAAGTGGAAATACACCCAGCAAAAGGTGACCGGCGGCGCCGGCGGCAACACCTCGGGCGGCTGGGACCTGGCGGCCAACAAGATCGTCTGA
- the tssA gene encoding type VI secretion system protein TssA, whose translation MLAIDLLLTPITPDNPCGADLAFAPEVDEIARARLADDPSLEQGAWVTALKEADWKFVGKRCAALLETRSKDLQLAAWLAEASTRTGGMRGLADGLGLVAALCARYWDGVHPQADEDGVERRIGILGWLASRVAPLAKGVALDESGTLTLQAWEVARARGPDAVAELEALRARSKPAFVQALLADCEACVAALGELERVVDAQLGNDGPSCSSARTALRDVIDLISPGLPLAVTSAASSTAGQGGAIAVARPAHIDGPVGHRDQALAQLRQVADFFRRTEPHSPVAYLAEKAARWGEQPLHTWLRSVIKDEVSLARLEDLLGIDDQADQPMKHPAP comes from the coding sequence ATGCTCGCTATCGACCTGTTGCTCACACCAATCACGCCGGACAATCCGTGCGGCGCCGACCTGGCCTTCGCGCCCGAAGTCGACGAGATCGCCCGCGCGCGCCTGGCCGACGATCCGTCGCTGGAGCAGGGCGCCTGGGTCACGGCGCTCAAGGAAGCCGACTGGAAGTTCGTCGGCAAACGCTGCGCCGCCCTGCTCGAAACGCGCAGCAAGGACTTGCAACTGGCCGCCTGGCTGGCCGAGGCCAGCACCCGTACCGGCGGCATGCGCGGCCTGGCCGATGGCCTGGGCCTGGTGGCCGCGCTGTGCGCGCGCTACTGGGACGGCGTGCATCCGCAGGCCGACGAAGACGGCGTCGAGCGGCGCATCGGCATCCTGGGCTGGCTGGCCAGCCGCGTGGCGCCGCTGGCCAAGGGGGTCGCGCTGGACGAGAGCGGCACCCTGACGCTGCAGGCATGGGAAGTGGCGCGCGCACGAGGGCCGGACGCGGTGGCCGAACTGGAGGCGCTGCGTGCACGCAGCAAGCCGGCGTTTGTGCAGGCGTTGCTGGCTGATTGTGAAGCGTGCGTCGCGGCGCTTGGCGAACTGGAACGGGTCGTCGATGCGCAACTGGGCAACGACGGTCCCAGCTGCAGCTCGGCCCGCACGGCGCTGCGCGACGTCATCGACCTGATCTCACCAGGCTTGCCGCTAGCGGTGACAAGCGCTGCGTCATCGACGGCAGGGCAGGGCGGCGCCATCGCCGTGGCCCGGCCGGCGCACATCGACGGACCGGTCGGGCACCGCGATCAGGCGCTGGCGCAGCTGCGCCAGGTCGCCGATTTCTTCCGGCGCACGGAGCCACACAGCCCCGTTGCGTATCTGGCGGAAAAAGCGGCGCGCTGGGGCGAGCAGCCATTGCATACCTGGCTGCGTTCGGTGATCAAGGATGAGGTGTCGCTGGCGCGGCTGGAAGATTTGCTGGGAATCGACGACCAGGCGGACCAGCCGATGAAACACCCGGCGCCCTGA
- the tssE gene encoding type VI secretion system baseplate subunit TssE: MKGCTPGLLDRLMDERRDLGAGAPAGIERVKDSIARDLEALLNTRLALDPAHLAGYPHARASLLNYGLIDFAGFCLTSSLDRDAVCASIEEALASHEPRLSDVRAAFAPDAGDVNRLQFVIHARLALGGQDGTINFNAVLQPSSLHYDVNRTVRPAKAANPPDQEARWTSTSRR, translated from the coding sequence ATGAAAGGCTGTACGCCTGGGCTGCTCGACCGCCTCATGGACGAGCGCCGCGATCTTGGGGCCGGCGCGCCGGCCGGCATCGAGCGCGTCAAGGACAGCATCGCGCGTGACCTCGAAGCCTTGCTCAATACCCGCCTCGCGCTCGATCCCGCCCACCTGGCCGGCTACCCGCATGCGCGCGCATCCTTGCTCAATTACGGCCTGATCGACTTCGCCGGGTTTTGCCTGACCAGCAGCCTTGATCGCGACGCCGTCTGCGCCAGCATCGAAGAAGCGCTTGCCTCGCATGAGCCACGCCTGTCCGACGTGCGCGCCGCGTTTGCGCCGGACGCGGGCGACGTCAACCGCCTGCAGTTTGTCATTCATGCCCGTCTGGCGCTGGGCGGCCAGGACGGGACGATCAACTTCAACGCCGTTCTGCAACCGTCGTCGCTGCACTACGACGTCAACCGTACCGTCCGGCCTGCCAAGGCCGCGAACCCACCCGACCAGGAGGCACGATGGACATCAACCTCAAGACGCTGA